One Dictyoglomus turgidum DSM 6724 DNA window includes the following coding sequences:
- a CDS encoding YvrJ family protein, with the protein MTDITQLISNLGFPIVVSLILLIRIETRLENLTKAINELSQAILNLSGKTSS; encoded by the coding sequence ATGACTGACATCACTCAACTTATAAGTAATTTAGGATTTCCCATTGTGGTTTCCTTGATCCTTCTTATAAGAATAGAAACAAGACTTGAAAATCTTACAAAAGCAATAAATGAATTGTCTCAAGCAATACTTAATCTCTCAGGAAAAACTTCTTCCTAA
- a CDS encoding YcbK family protein, whose product MLRINEIKVSKNFYLKDFECPCCNKVMLHPTLLENLEKLIASGLKIKITSGYRCEKHNKEVKGVPNSKHMKGMACDITCNDIEKAYEMAQKLGFSYVKIDKLKKYIHMEV is encoded by the coding sequence ATGCTTAGGATAAATGAGATAAAAGTATCCAAAAACTTTTATTTGAAGGATTTTGAATGTCCATGTTGTAATAAAGTAATGCTTCATCCCACTCTTTTGGAAAATTTGGAAAAATTAATTGCCAGTGGGCTAAAAATAAAAATTACTAGCGGATATAGATGTGAGAAGCATAACAAGGAAGTTAAAGGAGTTCCAAATTCAAAACATATGAAAGGAATGGCATGTGATATAACCTGCAATGATATTGAAAAAGCCTACGAAATGGCGCAAAAACTTGGATTTTCTTATGTAAAGATCGATAAATTAAAAAAGTATATCCATATGGAGGTGTAA
- a CDS encoding DUF2922 domain-containing protein, translating into MATYSSRRYIRMIFKDSGGSNFTIRVPEPKDNITEQEILNAMDIIISQNIFQGRSGDLVEKVDARVIETNISDYYD; encoded by the coding sequence ATGGCAACCTATAGTTCAAGAAGATACATAAGAATGATCTTTAAAGACAGCGGTGGAAGCAATTTTACTATAAGAGTTCCAGAACCTAAGGACAATATAACGGAGCAAGAAATATTAAATGCTATGGATATTATTATAAGCCAAAATATATTCCAAGGAAGATCAGGAGACTTGGTAGAAAAAGTTGATGCAAGAGTAATAGAGACCAATATAAGTGATTATTATGACTAA
- a CDS encoding DUF1659 domain-containing protein: MPVQSLPYNSRLILRVQIGVQSGNPVLRNRSFNNIKPDATDEAVYTVAQVLGSLQKYPVVKVVRTNDEEIIEA, from the coding sequence ATGCCAGTACAATCTTTACCTTACAATTCTCGTCTCATCTTAAGAGTGCAGATTGGGGTTCAATCTGGAAATCCAGTATTAAGAAACAGAAGTTTTAACAATATAAAGCCCGATGCTACTGATGAAGCAGTATATACTGTTGCTCAAGTTTTAGGAAGTTTACAAAAGTATCCTGTAGTAAAAGTAGTAAGAACCAATGACGAAGAGATTATAGAAGCCTAA
- a CDS encoding 4Fe-4S binding protein, whose protein sequence is MKRRRFFSLRSLWQTISLIVVNSYFLAPWGKYIPVPVFNCYSCPLANFACPIGTLQHFIVLHKFPFFTLGVLFLAGILLGRFFCGWICPFGFIQDLLYKIPTKKLAIENKFATFIRWSIFIILVIIIPYITLEPWFCKLCPAGTLEAGIPQILLHPPLRSLIGFLFGIKILILIGFIISSIFISRPFCRFVCPLGTILSVFNKISFYHLEVKPTCPECSLCKPKCPINIEVYKDPNSPHCIRCHECFSCGQVKLKIR, encoded by the coding sequence ATGAAAAGGAGGCGATTTTTCAGCTTAAGAAGTTTATGGCAAACCATAAGCTTAATTGTTGTTAATTCCTATTTTTTAGCGCCTTGGGGCAAGTATATTCCTGTGCCAGTTTTTAATTGTTATTCTTGTCCTTTGGCAAATTTTGCATGTCCTATTGGTACTTTGCAGCATTTTATTGTTCTTCATAAATTTCCCTTTTTTACCTTAGGAGTTTTATTTCTTGCTGGCATTCTTTTAGGAAGATTTTTCTGTGGATGGATATGTCCTTTTGGATTTATTCAGGATCTTCTTTATAAAATTCCCACAAAAAAGCTTGCAATTGAGAATAAATTTGCTACTTTTATAAGATGGAGCATTTTTATAATTTTAGTGATAATTATTCCCTATATAACCCTGGAGCCTTGGTTTTGTAAACTATGTCCTGCTGGAACCCTTGAGGCAGGTATTCCTCAAATACTTCTTCATCCTCCTTTAAGAAGTTTAATCGGATTTCTTTTTGGGATTAAAATCCTTATCCTCATAGGTTTTATTATCTCTAGTATATTTATCTCAAGACCTTTCTGCAGGTTTGTATGTCCTCTTGGAACGATTCTTTCTGTATTTAATAAGATTTCTTTTTATCATCTTGAGGTGAAACCAACCTGTCCGGAATGTAGCCTTTGTAAGCCTAAGTGTCCTATAAATATTGAAGTGTATAAGGATCCAAATTCTCCTCATTGTATAAGATGTCATGAGTGTTTCTCCTGTGGACAGGTTAAATTGAAAATTAGATAA
- a CDS encoding MBL fold metallo-hydrolase RNA specificity domain-containing protein, which produces MRITFYGAAGEVTGSCYLLENNFKYLVDCGIFQGRSEKENENPFLFDPTEIKAVILTHAHLDHSGRIPKLVKEGFKGRIYATYPTIELCEILWLDTVKLMKEETERINRKNLRSGKPLVEPLYTEKEVEMAMKLFEPVPYDEMVDLSDIKIRFRDSAHILGASSLELWSNDTKIVFSGDIGPQNNVMEGRPSIIEDADYVVIESTYGDRLHKTLEETRAEFEKVVLDAINSQGKILIPSFVVDRAQRVMYELMLLSYKYPFFSKIPIFFDSPMGKKVTAVYEKHSNLLSGEIQKYFLEGINPFELKNLRYLTTPDESKSINELDTGIIIAGSGMCTGGRILHHLKHNLWKENTHVIFVGYQAQGTLGRRIVDGEKVVHVMGEEITVRAKIHTINGFSAHADQKDLIKWTEYFKNDPIFLIVHGEPQASQALSQLLQLKGRKTIVPSYTQSLDLEKKEIIAPKVAPSFDIESLLDELSSYITQLKASPILQDLENYSLLKSALHLLKEVSDRSKNL; this is translated from the coding sequence ATGAGAATTACCTTTTATGGGGCTGCAGGGGAGGTTACTGGATCATGCTATCTTTTGGAAAATAATTTTAAATATCTTGTGGATTGTGGTATTTTTCAAGGGAGGTCAGAAAAAGAAAATGAAAATCCGTTTTTATTTGACCCTACGGAAATAAAAGCAGTTATTCTAACTCATGCCCATTTGGATCACTCAGGAAGGATTCCTAAACTAGTTAAAGAAGGCTTTAAAGGTAGAATTTATGCTACTTACCCTACTATAGAGCTTTGTGAGATTCTTTGGCTTGATACTGTAAAGTTAATGAAGGAAGAAACAGAAAGGATAAATAGGAAAAATTTAAGATCAGGAAAGCCTCTTGTAGAACCCCTTTATACCGAAAAGGAAGTAGAGATGGCAATGAAACTTTTTGAGCCAGTCCCCTATGATGAAATGGTAGATCTTTCTGATATAAAAATAAGGTTTAGAGATTCGGCTCACATATTGGGAGCTTCCTCTTTAGAGCTTTGGAGTAATGATACAAAAATTGTTTTTTCAGGAGATATAGGTCCTCAAAATAATGTAATGGAAGGACGGCCCTCTATTATTGAGGATGCTGATTATGTAGTTATAGAGTCTACCTATGGAGATAGATTGCACAAGACTTTAGAGGAGACTCGAGCAGAATTTGAAAAGGTAGTGCTTGATGCAATAAATTCTCAGGGTAAAATTCTTATACCATCCTTTGTGGTAGATAGGGCTCAAAGGGTTATGTATGAGCTTATGCTCCTTTCCTATAAATATCCTTTTTTTTCTAAAATTCCCATATTTTTTGACAGTCCTATGGGCAAGAAAGTTACAGCGGTTTATGAAAAGCATAGCAATCTTCTTTCAGGAGAAATACAAAAGTATTTTCTTGAAGGAATAAATCCCTTTGAACTAAAAAATTTAAGATATTTGACAACTCCTGATGAGTCAAAAAGTATAAATGAGCTTGATACAGGGATTATTATTGCAGGGTCTGGAATGTGTACTGGAGGAAGAATTTTGCACCATCTAAAACATAATTTGTGGAAGGAAAATACTCATGTCATATTTGTGGGCTATCAAGCACAAGGAACCTTAGGAAGAAGGATTGTGGATGGAGAAAAAGTGGTTCATGTGATGGGAGAAGAAATTACTGTTAGAGCAAAAATTCATACTATAAATGGTTTTTCTGCTCATGCCGATCAAAAGGATCTTATAAAGTGGACAGAATATTTTAAAAATGATCCTATATTTTTAATAGTTCATGGAGAACCTCAAGCCTCTCAAGCCTTAAGTCAGCTATTGCAATTAAAAGGGAGGAAAACCATTGTCCCATCTTATACCCAGAGTTTAGATCTGGAAAAGAAAGAGATTATAGCGCCTAAAGTTGCTCCTTCTTTTGATATAGAATCTTTACTTGATGAGCTTAGTTCTTATATAACTCAGCTTAAAGCTTCTCCTATTCTTCAAGATTTAGAGAATTATTCTTTATTAAAATCTGCTCTTCATCTTTTAAAAGAGGTAAGTGATAGGAGTAAAAATTTATGA
- a CDS encoding M28 family metallopeptidase: MRKISKLIAFLVILLLLLSSIRSDVRGDYALMVIRELSGVEYKGRQAGTFENLRALKFIERELKKLGLKDVFYQEFPVEVFYYDGAPELVLKGKGKVLKKYIYRKDFRDRFSGSYDLEAEIKNNLKDIKGTFYFVKDRYADKYILLAHAYGAKGVILGLPEDRAEIILQKSMFFLKEDLPVIYITPEVFDEISNYMHSEGRLKAYYRIKYKKEMAKAFNLYFFIPSLTKTEKTIVITAHVDHVGEDYDGSYFPGANDNASGVGVLLEIAKEIWERGNFSPYNLLFLVTNGEEKGLLGSEYFVDYPPIPMDNIVLNINFDCVGKGENLIISYNTYASKLVSNLRFTNNNLYFVREYYLNESDQYAFHLYEKPFLFFIAIDKNEDIPDLHKKTDTVDKISKNMLSFTINTFFEILDILSHNSLN, encoded by the coding sequence ATGAGAAAAATTAGTAAACTAATTGCTTTTTTAGTCATCTTACTATTACTACTTTCTTCGATAAGATCAGATGTTAGGGGAGACTATGCTCTAATGGTTATAAGGGAGCTTTCTGGAGTAGAGTATAAAGGAAGGCAGGCAGGAACTTTTGAGAACTTAAGAGCTTTGAAGTTTATTGAGAGAGAATTGAAGAAGTTAGGTTTGAAAGATGTTTTTTATCAAGAATTTCCTGTAGAGGTTTTTTATTATGATGGAGCTCCTGAATTAGTTTTAAAGGGTAAGGGAAAAGTTTTGAAAAAGTATATTTATAGAAAAGATTTTAGGGATAGATTTTCAGGAAGCTACGACTTAGAGGCAGAAATAAAGAATAATTTAAAGGATATAAAAGGTACCTTTTATTTTGTTAAGGATAGATATGCAGACAAGTATATTCTTTTGGCTCATGCCTATGGAGCAAAGGGAGTAATTCTTGGACTTCCCGAGGATAGGGCTGAGATTATACTACAAAAGTCTATGTTTTTTCTTAAGGAAGATTTGCCTGTAATTTATATAACTCCTGAAGTTTTTGATGAGATATCAAATTATATGCATAGTGAAGGAAGACTTAAAGCTTATTATAGAATTAAGTATAAAAAAGAGATGGCAAAAGCATTTAATTTGTACTTTTTTATCCCTTCTTTGACAAAAACTGAAAAAACTATAGTTATCACTGCTCACGTGGATCATGTGGGGGAAGACTATGATGGTAGCTATTTTCCTGGGGCAAATGATAATGCATCGGGAGTTGGGGTACTTTTAGAGATAGCTAAGGAGATCTGGGAAAGAGGTAATTTTTCTCCCTATAATCTTTTATTTTTAGTAACCAATGGGGAGGAGAAAGGTCTTCTTGGCTCGGAGTATTTTGTAGATTATCCTCCTATTCCTATGGATAATATAGTGTTAAATATAAATTTTGATTGTGTAGGAAAAGGCGAAAATCTTATTATAAGTTATAATACTTATGCAAGTAAATTAGTAAGTAATCTTAGGTTTACTAACAATAATCTGTATTTCGTAAGGGAGTATTATCTTAATGAATCGGATCAATATGCCTTTCATTTGTATGAGAAGCCATTTTTATTTTTCATAGCCATAGATAAAAATGAAGATATTCCAGATCTTCATAAAAAAACCGACACTGTTGACAAAATTTCAAAAAATATGCTCTCTTTTACTATAAATACCTTTTTTGAGATTCTTGATATTCTGTCCCATAATTCTTTAAATTAG
- the pstC gene encoding phosphate ABC transporter permease subunit PstC: MRRNFGDIIFKIIAILSSLILIALVVFLFIELLIYSFPSIEKFGIKFLIEKVWDPVAEKYGALPAIYGTLVTSFLALLIAFPLSIGIAIFISELSPPLLQRPLSFIIELLGAIPSLIYGMWGLFSLAPLIQLKVGPFLQKILGFLPFFQGYPIGVGYLTASLVLSIMIIPTISSLSREILMAVPKDQREAGYALGMTKWEVIWRVVLGNARSGVFAAGILGLGRALGEAVAVTMVIGNFYDIAISLFSPGVTITSVIINEFAEATGKLKISVLMELALILFLITFLVMGFARYYILKRTERR; this comes from the coding sequence ATGAGGAGAAATTTTGGGGATATAATATTTAAAATAATAGCTATTTTGTCAAGCTTGATCTTAATTGCGCTTGTAGTCTTTCTGTTTATAGAACTTCTTATCTATTCCTTTCCTAGTATTGAGAAATTTGGAATTAAATTTTTAATTGAGAAAGTATGGGATCCTGTGGCTGAAAAATACGGTGCCCTTCCCGCTATTTACGGAACCCTTGTTACTTCTTTCCTTGCTCTTTTGATTGCTTTTCCTTTGAGTATAGGAATTGCAATTTTTATCTCTGAGCTTTCTCCTCCTCTTTTGCAGAGACCTCTTTCTTTTATTATTGAACTTTTAGGGGCGATTCCAAGCCTTATATATGGAATGTGGGGACTTTTCTCTCTTGCCCCTTTGATTCAGCTTAAGGTTGGCCCTTTCTTGCAGAAGATTTTAGGATTTTTGCCCTTTTTTCAAGGTTATCCTATTGGAGTTGGATATTTAACTGCAAGTTTGGTTCTTTCTATAATGATAATTCCTACAATCTCTTCTCTTTCCAGGGAGATTTTAATGGCAGTTCCAAAGGATCAGAGAGAAGCAGGTTATGCCTTAGGAATGACAAAATGGGAAGTAATTTGGAGGGTAGTTCTTGGTAATGCAAGGTCAGGAGTTTTCGCAGCGGGGATATTAGGTCTTGGGAGGGCTCTTGGGGAAGCAGTAGCGGTTACAATGGTTATAGGTAATTTTTATGATATAGCTATATCTTTATTTTCTCCAGGAGTTACCATAACCAGTGTTATCATAAATGAATTTGCTGAAGCAACAGGAAAACTAAAGATTTCTGTTCTTATGGAACTTGCCCTCATACTCTTTTTGATTACTTTTTTAGTTATGGGTTTTGCTAGGTATTATATTCTTAAGAGGACTGAGAGAAGATGA
- the pstA gene encoding phosphate ABC transporter permease PstA, with protein sequence MSYKKRKAINKIMLFISILTFFIGAFFLFWILGDIFLKGVRYINFRMFLELPKPPGVPGGGIGNALLGTFILTLLASIIGIPLGIMVGVYVNEYGAGRLAWWTKFLAEVLTSFPTIIIGVFVYLVVVVPMKSFSALAGGIALSIIMLPIVAKAADESIKMVPISLREAAYALGVPKWRTILKVVIPSASSGIITGIMIAIARAMGETAPLLFTSLNNVYWSVSLTKPIGSLTVTIFNYATSPYDDWRHMAYASALVLVFIVLVLNIIARFYGGRKK encoded by the coding sequence ATGAGTTATAAAAAGAGAAAAGCTATAAACAAAATAATGTTATTTATAAGTATCTTAACCTTTTTTATAGGAGCTTTTTTTCTTTTTTGGATTCTTGGAGATATATTTTTGAAGGGTGTAAGGTATATTAACTTTAGAATGTTTTTGGAGCTTCCCAAACCACCTGGAGTTCCTGGAGGAGGAATCGGTAATGCCCTTTTAGGAACTTTTATTCTTACCTTACTTGCAAGTATTATTGGTATTCCTCTTGGAATAATGGTAGGAGTCTATGTAAATGAATATGGAGCGGGAAGACTTGCTTGGTGGACTAAATTTCTTGCGGAGGTTTTAACAAGCTTTCCTACCATTATTATTGGTGTTTTTGTGTATCTTGTAGTGGTAGTTCCTATGAAATCTTTCTCGGCTCTTGCTGGTGGAATAGCCTTATCAATCATTATGTTACCTATTGTTGCAAAAGCTGCCGACGAATCTATAAAAATGGTTCCAATATCTTTAAGGGAAGCTGCTTATGCTCTTGGTGTTCCTAAATGGAGAACTATTTTAAAGGTGGTAATTCCTTCTGCCTCAAGTGGAATTATTACAGGTATAATGATAGCTATAGCTAGGGCTATGGGCGAGACTGCACCTTTACTTTTCACTTCTCTTAATAATGTTTACTGGAGTGTAAGTTTAACAAAGCCTATAGGAAGTCTTACAGTGACTATTTTTAACTATGCCACATCTCCTTATGATGATTGGAGACATATGGCATATGCATCTGCTCTTGTTTTAGTATTTATTGTGTTAGTGTTAAATATTATTGCAAGGTTTTATGGAGGAAGGAAGAAATAG
- the pstB gene encoding phosphate ABC transporter ATP-binding protein PstB has protein sequence MDKIRVENLNAWFGNMRVLKDISLSIKERQITAIIGPSGCGKTTLLRCFNRLHELSPGARVEGKIFLDDLNIYNKNVDPVMVRRRIGMVFQRPNLFNHMNLYDNVIAGYILNNKKLPKEELDKIVEESLKLAGIWDEVKNRLKDYPSALSGGQQQRVCIARALAVKPEVLLMDEPTSALDPISTYRIEETIKELKEHITIIIVTHNMQQAARVSDYTAFMYMGELIEVGPTPQIFTNPKQKLTEDYITGKFG, from the coding sequence TTGGATAAAATAAGGGTTGAAAATCTCAATGCCTGGTTTGGAAATATGAGGGTTTTAAAGGATATTAGTCTTTCTATAAAAGAGAGACAAATTACTGCTATAATTGGACCCTCAGGATGTGGAAAGACTACCCTTTTGAGATGTTTTAATAGGCTTCATGAATTAAGTCCAGGGGCAAGGGTGGAGGGAAAAATATTTTTAGATGATCTAAACATATATAATAAAAATGTGGATCCTGTTATGGTGAGAAGAAGAATTGGAATGGTCTTTCAAAGACCTAATCTTTTTAATCATATGAACCTTTATGATAATGTGATTGCTGGATATATTCTTAATAATAAAAAATTGCCCAAGGAAGAATTGGATAAAATAGTAGAGGAGAGTTTAAAGCTGGCAGGAATTTGGGATGAGGTTAAAAACAGGCTTAAGGATTATCCTTCTGCCCTTTCTGGTGGTCAACAACAGAGAGTTTGTATTGCAAGAGCTCTTGCAGTAAAACCAGAGGTACTTCTTATGGATGAGCCTACATCAGCTCTTGATCCCATTTCTACTTACCGAATTGAGGAAACTATAAAGGAGTTAAAAGAACATATAACTATAATCATTGTTACTCACAATATGCAACAGGCAGCAAGAGTTTCTGATTATACTGCCTTTATGTATATGGGGGAGTTAATTGAAGTAGGTCCAACCCCTCAGATATTTACTAATCCTAAGCAGAAGCTGACTGAAGATTACATTACAGGAAAGTTTGGCTAA
- the phoU gene encoding phosphate signaling complex protein PhoU — MLRQSFIEELKKLENSLLEMGNVVKQMLENSKTALLERDEELAKKVIEMDDIVDKYNWDIEDKCLKLLALQQPMAHDLRVIAAAMKIISDIERMGDYCVDIAKFTIELIKMPSLPINEALIKMFELVEKILCDSLEAFVNRDVNFIISVVEQDDAIDRTYYKIYDEIVEEIEHAPETAPQQIRLLMIARFLERVADHVTNVAERIYYMETGELKELHE, encoded by the coding sequence TTGCTAAGGCAGAGTTTTATAGAAGAGCTTAAAAAGTTAGAGAATTCATTATTAGAAATGGGGAATGTGGTAAAACAAATGCTTGAAAATAGCAAAACTGCGCTTTTAGAAAGAGATGAAGAATTAGCAAAGAAAGTAATTGAAATGGATGATATAGTAGATAAATATAATTGGGATATTGAGGATAAATGTTTAAAGCTTCTTGCCCTTCAACAGCCTATGGCTCATGATCTAAGAGTAATTGCTGCTGCCATGAAGATCATAAGTGATATTGAAAGAATGGGAGATTATTGTGTTGATATAGCGAAATTTACCATAGAACTCATAAAAATGCCTTCTCTTCCCATTAATGAAGCCTTAATAAAAATGTTTGAGCTTGTGGAAAAGATTCTTTGCGATTCCCTTGAAGCCTTTGTAAATAGGGATGTAAACTTCATAATAAGTGTAGTTGAGCAAGATGATGCCATAGATAGAACTTATTATAAAATTTATGACGAAATTGTAGAAGAAATAGAACACGCTCCTGAAACTGCCCCGCAGCAAATAAGACTACTTATGATTGCAAGATTCTTAGAAAGAGTTGCCGACCACGTAACCAACGTAGCTGAAAGAATATATTACATGGAGACGGGAGAATTAAAAGAACTCCACGAATAA
- a CDS encoding UxaA family hydrolase — MERITFKGYRRPDGRVGVRNYVAIISVDDISNTAVEGICKLISGTLPVTHPYGRLQFGRDLDLFFRTMIGTGANPNIASAIVIGIEENWANKIAEGISKTGKPVEAFYIEGYGDLRTIERASRVAMKLVQDASEIEREEVDISELVMSIKCGESDTTSGLAANPTVGKVVEKLLSYGGTVLFGETSELTGGEHIIAQRIKDEKQRQRFWDMFNEYQEFIKNEGVDLLGSQPTEGNIKGGLSSIEEKALGNIQKIGKAQIDGVLEMAETPPGRGLYFMNTSSAAAEAITLFAAGGAVVHLFPTGQGNVVGNLVIPVIKISGNPKTVSTMSEHIDVDVSKVLTLEESLDEAGEKLWNYLLRVISGKLTCAEVLNHKEFVLTKFFRSA; from the coding sequence ATGGAAAGAATAACTTTTAAAGGTTATAGAAGACCAGATGGTAGAGTAGGAGTTAGAAATTATGTGGCAATAATATCTGTGGATGATATATCTAATACCGCAGTGGAAGGAATTTGTAAGTTAATCTCCGGTACACTTCCTGTTACTCATCCTTATGGAAGACTTCAATTTGGTAGAGACTTGGATCTTTTTTTTCGCACCATGATAGGAACTGGGGCTAATCCCAACATAGCTTCTGCTATAGTAATTGGAATAGAAGAAAATTGGGCAAATAAGATTGCAGAAGGAATTTCTAAAACCGGAAAACCTGTAGAGGCATTTTATATTGAAGGTTACGGTGATTTAAGGACTATCGAAAGAGCTTCCAGAGTTGCTATGAAACTAGTCCAAGATGCCTCTGAAATAGAAAGAGAAGAGGTTGATATCTCAGAACTTGTAATGAGTATTAAGTGTGGAGAATCGGATACTACTTCAGGGCTTGCTGCAAATCCTACTGTAGGAAAAGTTGTTGAGAAATTACTTTCTTATGGAGGGACAGTTCTTTTTGGAGAAACGTCTGAATTAACAGGAGGAGAGCATATTATTGCTCAGAGAATTAAAGATGAGAAACAAAGACAGAGATTTTGGGATATGTTTAATGAGTATCAAGAATTTATAAAAAATGAAGGGGTAGATCTTTTGGGATCTCAACCTACCGAAGGAAATATAAAAGGGGGATTAAGTAGTATAGAAGAAAAAGCTTTAGGAAATATTCAAAAAATTGGAAAGGCTCAAATAGATGGTGTATTGGAGATGGCAGAAACTCCTCCCGGTAGAGGACTTTATTTTATGAATACCTCTTCCGCTGCGGCGGAGGCTATTACTTTATTTGCTGCAGGTGGGGCAGTAGTGCATCTTTTCCCTACAGGGCAAGGAAATGTGGTAGGGAATCTTGTTATTCCTGTAATTAAGATATCAGGAAATCCTAAAACTGTAAGTACTATGAGTGAACATATAGATGTAGATGTAAGTAAAGTTCTAACTTTGGAAGAAAGTTTAGATGAAGCAGGAGAAAAACTTTGGAATTATTTATTGAGAGTTATTTCTGGGAAACTAACATGTGCCGAAGTACTTAATCATAAAGAGTTTGTCTTAACAAAGTTTTTTAGAAGTGCCTAA
- a CDS encoding UxaA family hydrolase gives MNHKFLVHHEKDNVGVAVADIKKGEKVKGYYLEGGKWIELEALDDIPLGHKIALQDLSEKDLIIKYGEVIGEAVKEIKKGEHVHIHNIKSRRW, from the coding sequence ATGAATCATAAATTTTTAGTCCATCATGAAAAGGATAACGTGGGGGTTGCAGTAGCAGATATAAAAAAAGGGGAGAAAGTGAAAGGATATTACTTAGAAGGAGGTAAATGGATAGAATTAGAAGCCTTGGACGATATTCCCTTAGGGCATAAAATTGCTCTTCAAGATTTATCGGAGAAGGATTTGATCATCAAATATGGAGAAGTAATAGGTGAGGCAGTAAAAGAAATTAAAAAGGGAGAACATGTGCATATTCATAATATAAAAAGTAGGAGGTGGTAA
- a CDS encoding GntR family transcriptional regulator, whose amino-acid sequence MKSLEPIEESLISIKVYESIREAIISGQFPSGTKLTVDMLSEELKVSRTPVKEALVRLEREGLVENIPRKGMFVARIDIEDAIEIYELREVLEGFAVRKFCENLDEETLKELKELLEEGEKFIAQGKLKKYSDIDEKFHKTIWNKSKNKRLFRFLENIRSQIRLLMASSVNILGRAEESLREHKNILKALEERNPNLAEEYMKLHIRNTKEVALKNYLEKSEIKEVR is encoded by the coding sequence ATGAAAAGCTTAGAGCCTATCGAAGAATCACTCATATCTATAAAAGTTTATGAAAGTATTAGAGAAGCAATAATCTCTGGACAGTTCCCTTCAGGAACAAAGCTAACAGTAGATATGTTGAGTGAAGAGCTAAAAGTAAGCAGAACCCCTGTAAAGGAAGCTTTAGTAAGATTGGAAAGGGAAGGTTTAGTAGAAAACATTCCAAGAAAAGGGATGTTTGTGGCAAGAATTGATATTGAAGATGCTATTGAGATTTATGAATTAAGAGAGGTTTTAGAAGGATTTGCAGTAAGAAAATTTTGTGAAAACTTAGATGAGGAAACATTAAAAGAGCTAAAAGAACTTTTAGAGGAAGGAGAAAAATTTATAGCTCAGGGCAAACTGAAAAAATATTCAGATATTGATGAAAAATTCCACAAAACTATTTGGAACAAGAGTAAAAACAAAAGGCTATTTAGATTTCTCGAGAATATTAGAAGCCAAATAAGACTTCTTATGGCAAGCTCTGTAAATATTCTAGGAAGAGCAGAAGAATCTCTCAGAGAACATAAAAACATACTTAAAGCATTGGAAGAAAGGAATCCTAATCTTGCTGAAGAGTATATGAAACTCCACATAAGAAATACAAAGGAAGTAGCTTTAAAAAACTATCTTGAGAAATCAGAAATAAAGGAGGTTAGATAA